CCATCTGGCGAAGTAATCAGCGTAGTCAAATGTATAAAAACCTATTAGAACAAAGCTGATAACCAATACAGGGGTAAGTAATTTATGAAGATATAAATTCAGTATCATGAATTATGTGATATTAAAAAACCTTAAGATCTGGCTTTTGAAAGATTCCTTGGTTTTGGCAGAAACAGTACGGCGGCACACTGCCCACCAAGAGTTAACCACTTCAATGCTGAGCTTGTCGATAGAGCCTACATATTCATTTTCAATAGCAACAACGGTTTCACGGCTGATGCCGATTTTTGACGCCAGTTCTTTTTGTGTTAATCCCGCTTCTTTACGGAGACTTTTTAAATGTGCGCCTGAAAATTTTGCCATAGTAAGAATTACCCTCCCAATATTCATCCCTTAATCACCGGGATCATGGTGAGTTTTTGTGCCTAAGTCAAGCGCTATGTTCAAGCCGCCAGATACTGAATTCACTTATCATGTTCCATATCAACACAAGCCAAAAGGTAAAAAATAACGCGGTATCTACTTAATTTCATACGAAATTAACTATATATTAACAACAAGTCGTGACATAATACCCGCTGCCAAATTCCAGCCTGTAACCTACTGGGCTGAAACTCTTTTTTATCTATGGAGCTTATATGGAAAACAGTGGTAACTATGCCGGCTATTCCCTCGATGAACTTGTCAACGCCCGGGCTAACATCAGTGACGACACTGAAAACGCCGCATACCTGGATCAGCTGATCGCTGAAAAGCGTGCCCAGCAAGCACAACCTAAGCAGGTAACAATGAAATTTCACGGCAAAACCCGTGAATACTACGCCATTTGGATCGTTAACTTATTGCTGAGTATTGTCACTTTAGGTATCTATTCCGCCTGGGCAAAAGTGCGTACCCAGAGATACTTTTTTGCCAACACAGAAATCGACAACCATAGATTTACTTATCTTGCCGAACCTTTGCAAATCCTCAAAGGACGTATTATCGCCCTGGTTGTATTCGGTGGTTTCTTCTTACTGTCAACCCTATCCCCGCTAATGGCCGGGATTTTCATGCTGTTCTGGCTTGCCGCCGTTCCCTGGTTAGTTTGCAAAAGCGTGCAGTTTAATATGCGAATGACCGGCTACCGCAACATCCGCTTTAATTTTCACGGCCAATATTTAAGGGCCTTGGTGGTTTTTGTTATCTACCCGATTTTAAGCTTATTCACTTTATACCTGACCATGCCGATGGCATTAAAAACCATAGATGAATTTCTTTGTAAGAACATCAGTTATGGCGATAAGCGCATCAACACCAACCTTAGCTACGGCAGCTACTACAAGGCGGCTTTCGGTTCATTTATTATCGCTGTAATCATTTTCGGCTTAGGCTTTACCATTTTTGCTCCTGATATGAGCCAGTTTGCCGATCCCGAGCAGGCGCCGGGCTTAATGTTCCAACTGGGCTTAATGGCGGCTTATCTGGTTGTATTTATTATTGCCGGCAGCTTTTATACCAAAGTGGTCCGCAACCATATGTTTGCCAACAGCCAGCTGGAAGACATCGCCAACTTCAACTCCAGCGTGGGCCTGGGTTCTTTAGTGGCCTTGCGGACCACCAACTTGCTTGCCTTAATATGCACGCTAGGTTTGGCATTCCCCTGGATTAAAATCCGCAACAGCAGGTATTTCTGCCAGCATACCCAGATACAGGTATTGCCGGGAGCTGACTCTGTAGTGGCAGATCAGGCACAGGGCGCCAATGCCATAGGTGATGAAGTATCTGAAATCTTTGATATGGACATTGCCATTACCTAATTGCCTGCCCGTTAACGGGTAAAATAACAGGTGATACCAGCCCCATGGTTTAAGATATATCCTCTAAACCATGGGGCTTTTAAGTGTCCTGTTATTTAGGCCCTGGCAAAAGCGCATTTCTCACAATCAAAATAATCTAAGGTAAAACGTGGATCATATCAGTATTGAAGGACAGTTATTCCCCGAACGGTCTTCCGGATTCGAGCAGGTTTATGCAGAGTTTCAAGCCTGCGGAACTATCGTCATTTTCAGGCAGGAGGATAAACAGCAAATCCTCAGCGCTTCATTAGCCGAAGTCAAGTTATCAGACAAGCTGGGCAATACCCCAAGGCAAATGGTATTTCCAGGCGGAGAGTTATTTTCCTTTATCGCCTCGGAAGCCGTGGACGCCTGGTTGCACCAGCGCGGTAGCAAATCTTCACTGCATGCCATAGAGCAAAGCAAAAAGTTTATCCTGGCGGCCCTGGTGCTGGTGCCTTTAATGCTGGTGGGATTATTTAAATACGTGATCCCCGAGATTGCCGTGAGCTTCTCTTCGCTGGTGCCGCAAAGCGCGATAGAAATTTCTTCGCAGCACACACTGCAGGCGCTGGATAAAACCGTCTTATCGCCGTCAAATTTCAGCGAGCAGGAGCAGCAAGCCTATGTGGATAAATGGCAAAATGAAATTGCCGCCCTGGATTATCCACACCAGCAATACCAGATTTTATTGCGCCAGTCTGATTTATACGGCGCCAATGCCTTTGCCCTGCCCGACGGCACTATAGTGGTTACGGATGACTTAATCGAGTTGTTCAGCGATCACCCCGATGCCCTGTTTGCCATTTTGCTTCATGAAATGGGCCATGTAGAACAGCATCATGCCATGCGTTATATCGCAGAAACCCTGGCCACTTCGATTGTCGTCAGTTACCTGTTCGGCGATTTAAGTGCGGTAATGGATTTATTTATCGGCAGCGGCGTAACCATGATCGGCAACCAGTTCTCCCAGGCGTTGGAATGGGAAGCCGACAACTTTGCCATTGCGGTACTGAAAAAGCAGGGAAAATCTCCCGAAAGCTTTGCCGATGCCATGAAACTGTTTTTACAGCAGCATGGCGAAACCGATCTGGACAAACTTTTCAGCACCCACCCGCTGATGGCGGAGCGGGCACAAAACGCCCTTGCCCAAAAGTAACCATTTCCTTCATTCGATTAGCTGCCCGTTCTAACGGGCGGCTAACTCCAACTGCGCCATTTTAGTTTTACAACCCAGATACAGCACCAGGGTTCTGATCATCAGGTAAAACAAGCCGCTAAATTCAATCAGCAGCAAGAGGGCAAACAGCCAGTAAAGGCCGGGAAACAGTACCGTTGCCAGTAAACTTATCCCTGTGAGTATATGGCCGATAAAAAGCAGGCGGCCATGTTTTTTCGGTAACAGCTCGTGCATATTGGGTAGATATTGCATCGCCTGGAAGTTCGTCAGACACTGTTGCTGCAGGTGGTTATAACTCAAAAAAGGTAAGATCTTTAACAACAGTCCCTGGATCACCGAAAGCACATAAAAATAAAGATAGGCCGCAGTCAGCCACATCGCTTTTTTGCCGTTAAACGGCTCCGGCAGGTAGTTTTCCGGTATCAGGAAAACGCCAGTGATCACAAATAAACTTATCGCCGATAAGCGCCAGTAATCCAGGGTATTATCCGGCACCTTGCGCTTACGGCGGGATATCACCCGTAATAACACCACGGCAAACAAAGAGTTAAGCAGCAATAATAACAGCACAGGCTCAGTTAACACTCGGCTGTCACCGTTTGTTACTCCCCGCCAGAATAACCAGGATAATAAGGTTAACATCAGCACAGGAAAGAAACGGGTCAGCCATTTGGGAAAATCCGGGGCCACATGAAACATAGGCACCACCTGAAAACTCACCCCGATAATCAACACGGCTATCCAACCTGCCAGCCCGGCAAAGACATGCAAATTGGTATAAACCTTGTGCCCGGAAATAAAATCAGCCCCCAGGTTGCGGCTAAGCAGCAAGCCTCCTAAAACCACAGTCACGGCCAAAGCCAATACCGCCAGGCGTATGGCATTGATGGTTACCCCCTGACTCAGTTTTTGCAGCAACACCCAGGTTACCGCCGCCAGGTACAGGGAAAAACCCGTCAGTAACAGACCCAGCGCCGTTTGCATCAGTAGCAACTGCTGCGGAGCCGGCCAGACAAAAGCCAGCATTAAGGCAATGCTGCCGACCACATGCAGCAAATGGCAAGCACCGCCAACCAGGCGCGCCTTGGGAATACCTACCCCGCCGACAACAGGCAACAGCTGCAATAACGCCCCCATCATTACCGTGGTAATAAAACCTAAGGTAAAGCCATGGGTGATAGACAGCATGGCCGGGTGCCAGCGGCTGAGCCAGGGATCCGGGCCGGCAAAAAAGATAAAGCCGGCCAGCACCATAACCATAAGCGCCGCACTGATAAAGTAGCGAAACGGGACTGTTAACGGCGGCATCACGGAAAAAGATAAACCGCTCAGTTTCATGCCCGCCTCTTCTCTGTCGCCAAAAGATAATCCAGCAGCCGGTCCTGTTCGGCCAAACGATAGATATAAATAAAGTAACGTATTCTCGTGTTGTTACCGGCCTTATCCTGCTCGGCAAGGTTGGGCTGGCAAACAAAGCCCCACCCCGCTTCCCGGAGTTTTTCATAAAGCGGCACAGGTTCACGGCTGTGCGCCACTTTCAGGTACTGGCCAGTCTTTAACTCCACCAGGGCCATGAGTATTTTGGTCATGGGATCCGGCGGAGCCAATTCACTGACATCAAGATAAATTTCATCCATGTTTTATACTCTGCTTGTTTGCAACGACCCGGTAAAAGCGCTAAACCGCCTGGAGTTCATCACTTTCGCAGTGCTGCCGGATATCATTCAGGGTTTGTTCGCCGTCACTGATATGTTGCTGACTCATGGGATAGAGCATCATTTCTTCTTTCATGTTGTGTTGCTGCATCAGCACCATTAAGGTTTCCGACAGCCCCAGGTAAACTTCCTGGTCGCCAGCTTCCAGGGCCTGGGTCAACTGCTGCACCAGGGCGCGCATTTGCTCATGCTCAGAGCGCATCACCATAGTCGGCCCCTGGGTAATACCGGTGGCCTGTTCAAAGCGGGGGAACAAAATATTCTCTTCCGCTTCCAGGTGTGCCTCCAGCTCCCGGGTAAATATTTTCCATTCCCTTTGCGCCAGCGGCCAATTCCCTAAAGCAACGGCGGACTCAGCAGCAGAAAAAACATCGTCGCAGTGGCGGTGCTGGGCGGTCATATAGTCTGGGATTGAGCTCATAGCGAGTTTCTCCTTTACGTAATTAATCTTAACTTGGGCAGCCTGGCAATTGTGCTGGCTATTACCTGTAGGCCAAGTGTAAAGGGGAAAATAATCAGGGTTATTGACCTGAAATAAGAAACGCCTACTTTGGCAAAAAAGCAACTTATGGCATGATACTCATCTTGTTAGCAGGCACAGCACAGATACTGACTTTCGGGTAACCACTAATATGACTATTGAACCTATATGGCAAGCCTATAAAAACCAGCTTAAGGCGTTTCTTCATGCCAATATCAGCAATCCTGCCGATGTCGACGATTTATTGCAGGAGATATTGCTTAAGTCATACCTGAACCTGCAAACCATTAAAGACAGCGCCAGCATTAAGTCCTGACTTTTTCAAATCGCCAAACGAACCATGATAGATTTCTATCGGCAAAAAGGCAGAGCCAGGGAGCTGGATGGCGATGACCTCTGGTACGAACAGGAGCTGCCGGGCATACACGCGCAGCTGGGCAAATGCCTGGCGCCTTTTATCCAGTCGCTGCCTGCTGCCGAAGCCGAACTGTTAATGCAAATAGAGATCAACGGCCTGTCACAAAAGCACTATGCCGAGCAGCACCAGCTGAAATACTCAACCCTCAAATCCCGGGTTAAAAGGGCCCGGGAGCTGCTGCACAAAAGCTTCACCGACTGCTGTGAGTTATCCATAGATGTTCAGGGCAATGTCTCGGATTTCACCCCAAAAGCAGGGCAATGCAAAAAGTGTTAACAACCGGAAAGCTCCATAAGCGTTAAACTTTCAATACCGGTTCGCGGGTTCTTATCTATACTCAGTTGAAGTGATTAGCTGATTTCAATCAAAGATATGCAGCCGAAAACACTCGCCATAGTGGTCACGTTTTTACCCCTTTTCGTGATGAACCTGGTTTATATGATGAGCGCAACTGCCGAGCTGGTGCCAAGCTGCATCCCATACCTGGACGGTTGTACTTCCATCAGCCGGGCGGCACGGCGCGGCAATGCCATATTTGTCTTTCGCGCCTGCATGATAGTACAGGCGGTATTGCTGGCCTGGTACTGGGTTATCGCCCGGCAATGGCTTAACCAACTGGCAGGCAAGACATTAAAGCCGGCAAGCATTATGTCTGCGTTGGGCATCATAGCTTCGCTGTTTCTGATCCTCTATGCCGATTTTCTGGGAACCGACGGACGCATCTACCGCTATATGCGCCAATACGGCATCATCTTTTTTTTCACCTTAACCCCCTTTGCCCAGATGATCATGATTAATGAGCTGTTTAAATTAAGCAAAGTGAAAACTTTTTCCCCGTTTTTCCTCGGGGTAATACGCTACCAGATAGGGGTGGTGGTTTGTATTCTAGGCCTGGGGCTTATCAGCCTGGGGCTGTCCTATAGCGGCAACAGCAGTTTTGAGCGGGAAAATATCCTGGAATGGAACTATGCTGTGTTGATGTCGATTTTCCATTTAGGCTCATGCCTGTTATGGGGGGATGTGAAAATTCATATTTCCGTCAGGCAGGGCAAGGAATTGTGAGGCCCGAATGTCTGCAGCCAGAGTTGGTTGTACCTGCTTTTATTTAAGTATTTTACTTTTACTGGCGCCTTATTATTCGCTTGGCGCCGAAACCGCGACTACGCCCTGCCCCAAACCGGCC
This genomic window from Thalassomonas viridans contains:
- a CDS encoding helix-turn-helix transcriptional regulator; amino-acid sequence: MAKFSGAHLKSLRKEAGLTQKELASKIGISRETVVAIENEYVGSIDKLSIEVVNSWWAVCRRTVSAKTKESFKSQILRFFNIT
- a CDS encoding YjgN family protein → MENSGNYAGYSLDELVNARANISDDTENAAYLDQLIAEKRAQQAQPKQVTMKFHGKTREYYAIWIVNLLLSIVTLGIYSAWAKVRTQRYFFANTEIDNHRFTYLAEPLQILKGRIIALVVFGGFFLLSTLSPLMAGIFMLFWLAAVPWLVCKSVQFNMRMTGYRNIRFNFHGQYLRALVVFVIYPILSLFTLYLTMPMALKTIDEFLCKNISYGDKRINTNLSYGSYYKAAFGSFIIAVIIFGLGFTIFAPDMSQFADPEQAPGLMFQLGLMAAYLVVFIIAGSFYTKVVRNHMFANSQLEDIANFNSSVGLGSLVALRTTNLLALICTLGLAFPWIKIRNSRYFCQHTQIQVLPGADSVVADQAQGANAIGDEVSEIFDMDIAIT
- a CDS encoding M48 family metallopeptidase, which produces MDHISIEGQLFPERSSGFEQVYAEFQACGTIVIFRQEDKQQILSASLAEVKLSDKLGNTPRQMVFPGGELFSFIASEAVDAWLHQRGSKSSLHAIEQSKKFILAALVLVPLMLVGLFKYVIPEIAVSFSSLVPQSAIEISSQHTLQALDKTVLSPSNFSEQEQQAYVDKWQNEIAALDYPHQQYQILLRQSDLYGANAFALPDGTIVVTDDLIELFSDHPDALFAILLHEMGHVEQHHAMRYIAETLATSIVVSYLFGDLSAVMDLFIGSGVTMIGNQFSQALEWEADNFAIAVLKKQGKSPESFADAMKLFLQQHGETDLDKLFSTHPLMAERAQNALAQK
- a CDS encoding DUF2249 domain-containing protein; amino-acid sequence: MDEIYLDVSELAPPDPMTKILMALVELKTGQYLKVAHSREPVPLYEKLREAGWGFVCQPNLAEQDKAGNNTRIRYFIYIYRLAEQDRLLDYLLATEKRRA
- a CDS encoding hemerythrin domain-containing protein is translated as MSSIPDYMTAQHRHCDDVFSAAESAVALGNWPLAQREWKIFTRELEAHLEAEENILFPRFEQATGITQGPTMVMRSEHEQMRALVQQLTQALEAGDQEVYLGLSETLMVLMQQHNMKEEMMLYPMSQQHISDGEQTLNDIRQHCESDELQAV
- a CDS encoding sigma factor, yielding MTIEPIWQAYKNQLKAFLHANISNPADVDDLLQEILLKSYLNLQTIKDSASIKS
- a CDS encoding sigma factor-like helix-turn-helix DNA-binding protein; protein product: MIDFYRQKGRARELDGDDLWYEQELPGIHAQLGKCLAPFIQSLPAAEAELLMQIEINGLSQKHYAEQHQLKYSTLKSRVKRARELLHKSFTDCCELSIDVQGNVSDFTPKAGQCKKC